The following coding sequences are from one Saprospiraceae bacterium window:
- a CDS encoding alginate export family protein encodes MKKILTISLSVLCAFVHTLSAQTFTLSGEFRPRTEYAHGLKTLAAADQDPGFFTTQRSRLNLKYGASKMTAYLSLQDVRTWGNQSQLNENEDRAVSIHEAWIMPTIGKGAKWALKIGRQEIVYDDHRIFGNVGWAQSARSHDALLLKYSPSAKSSLDIGLAYNQDIARLNSNLYLNASNYKTMQYLWYHTNFSKLGVSLLALNLGMQVLSLDSNNVSNQETKFNQTLGTHLNYKTGKFTILANLYYQLGKRAISADQDISAYLLGLDLGYAINAKNSITLGYELQSGSSQVDPSEKLNSFTPWYGTNHKFNGHMDYFYVGNHLNSVGLQDIYVKWNTKFSKCGLGADLHYFSAAADVKKPGTQEAAPANLGTELDLYLDFMFSDAVKCQLGYSQMLATETLGYLKGGKYNETQNWAWVMLSYTPTFLKHEVIKQ; translated from the coding sequence ATGAAAAAAATACTAACTATTTCATTATCAGTGTTGTGCGCTTTCGTACATACACTGTCTGCACAGACTTTTACACTTTCCGGTGAGTTTCGACCGCGGACGGAATACGCTCATGGGCTCAAAACATTAGCAGCTGCAGATCAAGATCCGGGATTTTTCACTACTCAGAGATCTCGCCTAAACCTCAAATACGGTGCATCAAAAATGACCGCATACCTGAGCTTGCAGGATGTCAGAACCTGGGGAAATCAGTCGCAGCTTAACGAAAATGAAGATAGGGCTGTGTCCATCCACGAAGCATGGATCATGCCTACCATCGGTAAAGGAGCCAAGTGGGCTTTAAAGATTGGAAGACAGGAAATCGTATATGATGACCACCGCATTTTCGGAAATGTGGGTTGGGCTCAATCAGCGAGAAGCCATGATGCTTTATTGTTGAAGTACTCTCCTTCTGCCAAATCATCACTCGATATTGGTTTGGCTTACAATCAGGATATTGCCAGATTGAATTCCAATCTCTATCTCAATGCATCCAACTACAAAACCATGCAATATCTGTGGTACCATACCAATTTTTCCAAATTGGGAGTAAGTTTGTTGGCATTGAATCTCGGCATGCAAGTGCTTTCTTTGGATAGCAATAATGTGTCAAACCAAGAGACTAAGTTCAATCAAACCCTCGGTACTCATCTCAACTACAAAACCGGCAAATTCACTATCCTGGCAAATCTCTATTACCAACTGGGTAAAAGAGCTATTTCGGCAGATCAGGATATTTCTGCCTACCTGTTGGGGCTGGACCTCGGCTATGCGATCAATGCCAAAAATAGTATCACACTGGGATATGAACTTCAATCAGGCAGCTCCCAGGTGGACCCATCTGAAAAACTTAACTCATTCACTCCCTGGTATGGTACCAACCATAAATTCAATGGTCATATGGATTATTTCTACGTCGGAAATCATCTCAATTCTGTGGGTTTGCAGGATATATATGTTAAGTGGAATACCAAATTCAGCAAATGCGGTTTAGGAGCTGACCTCCATTATTTTTCTGCCGCAGCTGATGTTAAAAAACCGGGCACACAAGAAGCTGCTCCTGCCAATCTGGGCACAGAGTTAGACCTTTATCTGGATTTTATGTTTTCCGATGCTGTGAAATGTCAATTGGGATATTCCCAAATGTTGGCTACAGAAACCTTGGGGTATCTCAAGGGCGGTAAGTACAATGAAACGCAGAATTGGGCCTGGGTTATGCTTAGCTACACCCCTACATTTTTGAAGCATGAAGTCATTAAGCAGTAA
- a CDS encoding cytochrome c: protein MLFSILTIGMLVSCSSGPTKENNTNSSKPTSMVESWEMKQYIKGDLPAIDEAMVKAGEAEFGKICVACHKFDQKLIGPALKGVTQKRSANWLMNILLHNEEMVKNDPDAKALFAEFNNTAMSTAGLDETKARAILEYLRAQDAK, encoded by the coding sequence ATGTTATTTTCTATTTTGACAATAGGAATGTTGGTTTCATGTTCCTCAGGTCCGACGAAAGAGAATAACACAAATTCATCCAAGCCGACATCAATGGTAGAATCATGGGAAATGAAGCAATACATCAAAGGCGATCTTCCGGCGATTGACGAAGCCATGGTAAAAGCAGGAGAAGCGGAGTTTGGTAAAATCTGCGTGGCTTGCCATAAATTTGACCAGAAGCTCATTGGTCCAGCCTTGAAGGGTGTGACTCAAAAGAGAAGTGCGAACTGGTTGATGAATATTTTGCTACACAACGAAGAGATGGTTAAAAATGATCCTGATGCCAAAGCGCTGTTTGCTGAGTTTAACAATACGGCGATGTCAACTGCAGGTCTTGATGAGACGAAAGCGCGTGCAATATTGGAATACCTAAGAGCTCAGGATGCGAAGTGA
- a CDS encoding Rrf2 family transcriptional regulator: MLSKTSKYGLKATTYMVSHHEAGKLFKVEELSTELQIPKHFLAKVMLDLTKKGILSSVKGPRGGFYFSDIQLEFTPADVIFALENDDFLRTCIMEIRPCDLQKTCPFHNKYSVIKQEIISGLQCNTFRDLISTS, encoded by the coding sequence ATGCTTTCGAAAACGAGCAAATACGGCCTCAAAGCGACGACCTACATGGTTAGCCACCATGAAGCAGGCAAGCTCTTCAAAGTGGAAGAGCTGTCTACGGAACTCCAAATCCCCAAACATTTTTTGGCCAAGGTCATGTTGGATTTGACAAAAAAAGGGATATTGTCTTCGGTGAAGGGTCCACGAGGCGGATTTTACTTCAGTGACATACAACTTGAGTTTACACCTGCAGACGTCATCTTTGCGCTGGAAAATGACGATTTTCTGAGGACATGTATTATGGAGATACGACCTTGCGATTTGCAAAAAACCTGTCCTTTCCACAACAAGTATTCCGTTATCAAACAGGAGATCATTTCGGGATTGCAGTGCAATACATTCAGGGATCTCATCAGTACATCTTAA
- a CDS encoding c-type cytochrome produces MIAILLFQCKSEKSKIKGAETTVASKSGHVSADGKASLTDDEMEQAKKIYFQTCAGCHGTSRNGATGPSLLPEKRTALLGTAGLKAFITNGTPGGMPDWGKQGILTPEEIDLMARFIQLPPPPIPAWTMEDMKSKWKLHIPVADRPTKPEHNRNWQNYFGVVLRDAGKVAIIDGDTKEKVAIVETGYAVHILRSTASGRYFYSIGRDGKITLIDLWMKTPTVVAEGKASFDARSVEVSKYNGPKGDFKDKYVIVGGYTPSHYVIMDALTLEPLKVVKTSGKELDNGPFLEEARVASIVASHTDPLWVVNVKETGMVMLVDYSDLNKIEENTVRIPTAKFLHDGGWDKTGRYFIVAANASNKLVVVDVKDKKLKTIIDVGTKPHPGRGANIKNAKYGNMWVTGHVGENRLSFIGTDPGPNQFKEVTTIKGSGDGGGNLFVKSHPKSMHLWADRALSNDSILQRTIDVYDISSLKLVKSLVVPAKYHGRAVHMEYNKDGNEVWISVWGKMNKPEENAVLVYDDKTLNLKKEIVGDWVVTPTGKFNVFNTMADIY; encoded by the coding sequence ATGATAGCGATCTTGCTATTCCAGTGTAAGTCAGAGAAAAGTAAAATAAAAGGTGCGGAAACGACAGTCGCATCAAAATCCGGGCATGTTTCTGCCGATGGTAAAGCAAGCCTCACGGATGATGAGATGGAGCAAGCCAAGAAAATTTATTTCCAGACCTGCGCCGGATGTCATGGCACGTCACGCAATGGAGCTACAGGTCCTTCTCTGTTGCCAGAAAAAAGAACGGCATTATTAGGTACGGCAGGTTTGAAAGCATTCATTACCAATGGTACCCCTGGAGGTATGCCTGACTGGGGAAAGCAAGGAATCCTTACACCTGAAGAGATCGATTTGATGGCCCGTTTTATACAATTACCTCCACCTCCGATCCCTGCATGGACAATGGAGGATATGAAATCGAAATGGAAATTGCATATACCTGTTGCAGACAGACCCACAAAACCTGAACACAACCGCAATTGGCAAAATTATTTTGGTGTCGTGTTACGCGATGCTGGCAAGGTTGCTATCATAGACGGTGATACCAAAGAGAAAGTGGCTATCGTCGAAACGGGTTACGCCGTTCATATTTTAAGATCCACAGCATCAGGCAGATATTTCTATAGTATTGGCCGTGATGGCAAGATTACCCTGATCGATTTGTGGATGAAAACGCCTACAGTAGTTGCGGAAGGAAAAGCATCCTTTGATGCTCGTTCTGTAGAAGTATCTAAGTACAACGGCCCTAAAGGAGATTTCAAAGACAAGTACGTGATTGTCGGTGGTTATACACCATCTCATTATGTAATCATGGATGCGCTTACTTTGGAGCCTTTGAAAGTAGTGAAAACCTCAGGAAAAGAATTGGACAATGGTCCTTTTCTGGAGGAGGCCAGGGTAGCATCGATTGTTGCTTCGCACACAGATCCATTGTGGGTGGTCAACGTCAAAGAGACCGGTATGGTGATGCTCGTTGACTATTCTGATTTAAACAAAATAGAAGAAAACACTGTGAGAATTCCAACTGCAAAATTCCTACACGACGGCGGTTGGGATAAAACGGGAAGATATTTTATAGTAGCAGCCAATGCAAGCAACAAACTGGTGGTGGTTGACGTGAAAGACAAGAAACTCAAAACTATCATAGATGTTGGTACCAAACCTCACCCCGGTCGTGGAGCAAACATAAAGAATGCCAAATACGGCAATATGTGGGTCACAGGCCACGTGGGCGAAAACCGCCTTTCTTTCATTGGTACGGATCCCGGACCCAATCAATTTAAAGAAGTCACAACGATCAAAGGATCTGGTGACGGAGGCGGCAATCTGTTTGTGAAATCTCACCCCAAATCAATGCACCTATGGGCCGACAGAGCTTTGAGCAATGACTCCATATTGCAAAGAACCATCGACGTTTATGATATCAGCAGCCTCAAATTGGTCAAAAGTTTGGTTGTCCCTGCGAAGTATCATGGCAGGGCAGTCCATATGGAATACAACAAGGACGGCAACGAAGTTTGGATCTCTGTGTGGGGTAAGATGAATAAACCGGAAGAGAATGCAGTTCTGGTTTATGATGATAAAACTCTCAATCTCAAAAAAGAGATCGTGGGTGATTGGGTAGTCACTCCGACAGGAAAATTCAATGTCTTTAATACAATGGCAGATATTTATTAA
- a CDS encoding CbbQ/NirQ/NorQ/GpvN family protein, with the protein MKFEKEPFYQSTGRENLIFEHCYLNQLPLLLKGPTGSGKSRFVEHMAYKLDKDLITITCHEETSSTDLIGRFILRGNETAWIDGPLTIAAKSGSIIYLDEIAEARPDILVAIHSLTDFRRNMFIDKLGTEIQAHHDFMLVASFNPGYQKSMKDLKPSTRQRFVAISFQYPSASIEAQIVQGETALAQAQVEKLIQISNRIRNLHELGLMETVSTRLIVDAAKLISRGLPPRLAVKAAMLEPLTDDPETLTTLEDLANLAL; encoded by the coding sequence ATGAAGTTTGAAAAAGAACCTTTTTACCAAAGTACAGGTCGAGAAAATTTGATATTTGAACATTGTTATTTGAACCAGTTGCCCCTTTTGTTGAAGGGGCCCACTGGTTCAGGAAAATCGAGATTTGTGGAGCATATGGCCTACAAACTGGACAAAGACCTGATCACGATCACCTGTCATGAAGAAACGTCTTCCACCGACCTCATCGGCAGATTTATTTTGCGTGGCAATGAGACCGCTTGGATAGATGGTCCACTCACCATAGCAGCTAAATCAGGCTCCATCATCTATCTGGATGAAATCGCTGAGGCGAGACCGGATATACTCGTAGCTATACATTCCCTCACGGATTTTAGAAGGAATATGTTCATCGATAAGTTGGGCACTGAGATACAAGCACACCACGACTTTATGCTTGTTGCATCATTTAATCCGGGTTACCAAAAAAGTATGAAAGATCTCAAGCCATCCACAAGGCAGAGATTCGTTGCGATTTCATTTCAATATCCTTCTGCTTCGATAGAAGCTCAAATCGTTCAAGGGGAAACAGCTCTAGCCCAGGCACAAGTAGAAAAACTAATCCAAATCTCCAATAGGATCAGAAATCTACACGAATTGGGTTTGATGGAGACGGTCTCCACAAGGCTTATCGTCGATGCTGCAAAACTGATCAGCAGAGGATTGCCACCGAGGTTGGCAGTCAAAGCAGCTATGCTGGAGCCACTGACAGATGATCCTGAGACATTGACCACTTTGGAAGACCTGGCCAATCTCGCTTTATAG
- a CDS encoding TonB-dependent receptor — protein sequence MKKYIFLHIICFIISSSTAQVLDSTRPPELLDEVVITAQFKPTQIDRVITPVKVITSNQLKLTGAHQLRDALMQELSFDIAQASVFGGSPQINGISKENVKIMVNGIPVVGRLDGVIDLNQIPLVNVRRIEIIEGPSSVYHGTDALGGTINIITDIERKYPWSIQVGANYESVGAKEFKFNSSFNHHKHHLQTGANAYFFDGVSFNGQRAEDWENRNQYSGYFQYAYLMKRSGVQLRSQLTQDNLFDLGNADTNQIAKDVYYSTRRWVNSVHYNLSSGKAHYWDVDVSYSLYKRFQKYYTTDVTKDETTLDANQSAADTTGFFTWHGKATYSFTPENKWYQGLAGLEFNHETTTGRRILDRQQELSEGAVFAAVRLMPFKKLSLEPAVRWSHYSYGKSVPTPTLSVNYEFLPQSHIWANYSRGFRTPSMKELYLDFYTFVGPTSYHITGNSDLKPESSDQYQLGLKLVLPSIPLPHSIQVKTYYNDLKDLIALSPIIQNSRNYININHDKTYGIKWDAELTLWKFLSLSYGQHMFWNRNDFYTEALSSQLDKFLLSKDYNARIQYCVPALHSTFAVFYKHRGERPAYAYDKAKKAYFATQTAALDNLDAMLSVHLFKHSIELNSGVKNILNKTNLEEQVLLSGAAHTSSLFLWGRTYFIGCQYFFNRKPTK from the coding sequence GTGAAAAAATATATTTTTCTTCATATTATTTGCTTTATTATCAGCTCATCTACAGCTCAGGTATTAGATTCAACCCGACCTCCTGAGCTGTTGGATGAAGTTGTCATAACTGCACAATTCAAGCCGACCCAAATAGATCGGGTCATCACACCCGTTAAAGTGATTACTTCCAATCAACTCAAGCTGACGGGAGCCCATCAACTCAGAGACGCTTTAATGCAGGAATTGTCCTTTGACATAGCCCAGGCTTCAGTATTTGGGGGCAGCCCTCAGATCAACGGAATTTCAAAAGAGAACGTGAAAATCATGGTAAATGGGATTCCTGTTGTGGGTCGATTGGATGGAGTCATTGATCTCAATCAGATTCCGCTGGTCAATGTTCGGCGCATTGAAATCATCGAAGGCCCATCATCCGTGTATCATGGCACAGACGCACTTGGCGGAACGATCAATATCATCACCGATATCGAGCGGAAATATCCCTGGTCTATCCAGGTTGGCGCCAATTACGAGTCAGTTGGAGCCAAAGAATTCAAATTCAACAGTTCGTTCAATCACCACAAACATCACTTGCAAACAGGCGCGAATGCTTATTTTTTTGATGGCGTTTCTTTCAATGGTCAAAGAGCTGAAGATTGGGAGAATCGCAATCAATATTCAGGATATTTTCAGTATGCATATTTGATGAAGAGGAGTGGTGTTCAACTCAGGTCTCAACTCACTCAAGACAATCTCTTTGATTTGGGCAATGCAGATACAAATCAGATCGCTAAGGATGTGTATTATTCCACAAGAAGATGGGTAAATTCGGTCCATTATAATTTAAGTAGCGGCAAAGCTCATTACTGGGATGTTGATGTCTCTTACTCTTTGTACAAAAGATTTCAGAAATACTACACCACTGATGTAACCAAAGACGAAACCACTTTGGATGCTAATCAGTCTGCGGCAGATACAACCGGATTTTTTACCTGGCATGGGAAAGCCACTTACAGTTTTACACCTGAAAACAAATGGTATCAGGGGCTTGCCGGTCTGGAATTCAATCATGAGACAACTACGGGAAGGAGAATTCTGGATCGCCAGCAAGAACTGAGTGAAGGCGCAGTGTTTGCTGCTGTTCGTTTGATGCCTTTCAAAAAATTGAGTCTGGAGCCTGCTGTGAGGTGGAGTCATTATTCGTATGGTAAGTCAGTACCCACGCCTACGCTGAGTGTAAACTACGAATTCTTGCCACAAAGCCATATTTGGGCAAATTATTCTAGAGGCTTTCGCACGCCAAGTATGAAGGAATTGTACTTGGATTTTTACACATTTGTCGGACCAACCAGTTATCATATTACAGGTAATTCTGACTTGAAGCCTGAATCTTCAGATCAATACCAGCTGGGGCTTAAACTGGTTTTACCATCGATACCTTTGCCTCATTCCATCCAGGTCAAGACCTATTACAATGATCTGAAAGATCTCATTGCCTTGAGTCCGATCATCCAGAATAGCAGGAATTATATCAATATCAACCACGATAAAACTTACGGTATAAAATGGGATGCTGAGCTGACTTTGTGGAAGTTCCTATCGCTATCCTACGGACAACACATGTTCTGGAACCGCAATGATTTTTATACCGAAGCTCTATCCTCACAGTTGGATAAGTTTCTGTTGTCGAAAGATTACAATGCAAGAATTCAATACTGTGTTCCGGCCTTGCACTCCACATTTGCGGTGTTTTACAAACATCGAGGAGAAAGACCGGCATATGCTTATGACAAAGCCAAGAAAGCGTATTTTGCAACCCAGACGGCTGCACTCGACAATTTGGACGCCATGTTGTCAGTGCATCTTTTCAAACACAGCATAGAGCTCAATTCCGGAGTAAAAAACATATTGAATAAGACCAATCTCGAAGAGCAGGTTTTGCTTTCGGGAGCTGCACATACCAGCTCATTATTCCTATGGGGTCGAACTTACTTCATCGGATGTCAATACTTTTTCAATCGTAAACCAACAAAGTAA
- a CDS encoding cbb3-type cytochrome c oxidase subunit I — MKYQSQKVAYLFFALSMLLLILQIVYGIIMALGRIGYDEWFHSFIPFNTARATHTNLLVVWLLSGFMGAAYYIIPEESQNELVSVPLAKLQFYSFALVGVVAVAGYHMNWWEGRKFLEIPRPLDYLVVINVLLFLALILATLFKGKQRTTTAMVLTMGLVFAALLYLPGMIWFESQTLDSYFRWWVVHLWVEGVWELIMGGILAYLLIKLTGVDREVIEKWLYVIIGLTFISGILGTGHHYYFIGAPRYWLIIGGIFSALEPLAFLGMALFAFAMYRRGGQKHPNTIALYWTLGCAITSFAGAGLLGMAHTLPSVNLWTHGTLVTAMHGHLAFWGAYGMLVLAIISYAMPMLTGRKLYQNARGQIAFWTSNIGMLGMTTALAAAGVAQVYLERRMGIEFMDAQNEISIHFVIMLASGCLFLFGIILYIIDFVQYGTPKDEAVRPVEDHFVPAK; from the coding sequence ATGAAATATCAATCACAGAAAGTCGCATATTTATTTTTTGCCCTGAGCATGCTCTTGCTCATTTTGCAGATCGTCTATGGGATTATCATGGCCCTGGGTCGCATCGGTTATGATGAGTGGTTTCATAGCTTTATCCCATTTAATACTGCTAGAGCAACGCATACCAACCTGTTGGTTGTTTGGTTGCTGAGTGGATTCATGGGGGCGGCCTATTATATCATCCCTGAAGAAAGTCAGAATGAACTTGTTTCGGTCCCTTTGGCCAAATTGCAGTTTTACAGCTTTGCACTTGTCGGAGTAGTAGCGGTCGCCGGTTATCACATGAACTGGTGGGAAGGCAGAAAATTCCTGGAGATACCAAGACCTCTGGATTACCTGGTGGTTATCAATGTATTGCTCTTTTTAGCTTTGATACTGGCCACTTTGTTTAAAGGTAAACAAAGGACAACGACAGCTATGGTGTTGACTATGGGTCTGGTTTTTGCTGCATTGCTCTACCTGCCCGGAATGATATGGTTTGAGAGTCAGACTTTAGATTCATATTTCAGATGGTGGGTGGTACACTTGTGGGTGGAAGGAGTTTGGGAGTTGATCATGGGAGGAATTCTTGCATATCTACTGATCAAGCTTACAGGAGTGGACAGAGAGGTCATCGAGAAGTGGCTCTATGTTATCATCGGTCTCACATTCATATCGGGAATATTGGGTACAGGACATCATTATTACTTCATAGGTGCACCCAGGTATTGGTTGATCATAGGCGGTATTTTTTCTGCGTTAGAGCCATTGGCATTTTTGGGAATGGCTTTGTTTGCATTTGCAATGTATCGCAGAGGAGGCCAGAAACACCCAAATACCATTGCGCTGTATTGGACGCTCGGATGTGCGATCACTTCATTTGCCGGAGCCGGATTGCTTGGAATGGCACATACCTTACCGTCGGTCAATCTGTGGACACATGGTACATTGGTGACTGCAATGCATGGCCATTTGGCTTTTTGGGGTGCTTATGGGATGTTGGTATTGGCTATTATCTCGTATGCCATGCCTATGCTGACAGGGCGTAAGCTTTATCAGAACGCTCGGGGACAAATTGCATTCTGGACTTCGAATATAGGCATGTTGGGAATGACCACAGCTCTGGCAGCAGCAGGTGTAGCACAGGTTTATCTGGAGCGAAGAATGGGAATTGAGTTTATGGATGCGCAAAACGAAATATCAATACACTTTGTCATCATGCTGGCGTCAGGATGCTTGTTTTTGTTTGGTATAATACTCTATATCATTGATTTTGTCCAGTATGGTACTCCCAAAGACGAGGCAGTCCGTCCAGTAGAAGACCATTTTGTTCCCGCTAAATGA
- a CDS encoding VWA domain-containing protein, with product MDLQELLFKKFFAWRKKKNAPSFSSSCSFLTERLQSLLLISRAICKVAIEISPALMKGGRKGIYFYLPQQIDFYSEKSLNDAFYLYRVLYLCYHYLLDLTSPDHGLSSDMIIETLEKDFPRATEIRLRLMDGLPDISWLTETFIPNDQAIQGLETGPATFASSVQKEQEISTELKSKAVESVSVLQVDRQKQEEYMLTHNFEKVETAEEFDGVWRDFDGGDSLQEDMEALDELNLKHVVRVDDIVHSIYKAEYNGQFTVAECKELKQSDHFYPYPEWDYVQKKYLPDYCKVFPVLFKSVRSTTGGQMIRDSHRQITILKKELSRFYNQWTQVRRMNHGDEFDIDALHDMHIDLQAGIQADDKIYLSKRRNRKDLSILFLIDISLSSDSYINNEKVLDIEKRAILSMGEALSDFELDFQVDAYFSKTRNFCTYVTLKHFKQSWRSAIQSIGAIQAQGFTRIGPALRHSSTLLQKSRARSKWLIVLTDGKPTDYDKYEGKHGMEDIKQALKEMKQKQIQYHAVAIEDTAKFYLPMMFGRQHFSIVTHAEKLSFVLQQLYQKIAQSQ from the coding sequence TTGGACCTACAGGAATTACTATTTAAAAAATTTTTTGCATGGCGAAAGAAGAAGAACGCTCCATCATTTTCTAGTTCATGTTCATTTCTGACTGAGCGACTCCAATCTCTTTTGCTCATCTCCAGGGCAATCTGTAAAGTAGCTATTGAAATTTCGCCGGCATTGATGAAGGGAGGTCGCAAAGGGATTTACTTTTATCTTCCTCAACAGATAGACTTTTACTCTGAAAAGTCCCTCAATGATGCATTTTATCTGTATCGTGTGCTTTATTTATGTTACCATTATCTGCTGGACTTGACTAGCCCAGATCATGGACTAAGCTCAGATATGATTATAGAAACATTGGAGAAAGATTTTCCTCGGGCGACTGAGATCCGACTTCGTTTGATGGATGGATTGCCGGATATAAGTTGGTTGACCGAAACTTTTATTCCAAATGATCAAGCAATCCAGGGGCTGGAAACAGGGCCTGCGACGTTTGCATCTTCTGTTCAAAAAGAGCAAGAAATTTCCACTGAATTAAAATCAAAAGCCGTGGAGTCGGTGAGCGTTTTGCAAGTCGATCGCCAAAAGCAGGAAGAATACATGCTTACCCACAATTTTGAGAAAGTAGAGACGGCAGAAGAGTTTGACGGAGTCTGGAGAGATTTTGACGGTGGAGACAGTCTTCAGGAGGATATGGAAGCACTGGATGAACTCAATCTAAAACATGTCGTACGTGTTGATGATATCGTCCACTCCATATACAAGGCTGAGTACAATGGTCAGTTCACGGTGGCTGAATGCAAAGAGCTCAAGCAGAGCGACCATTTCTATCCATACCCGGAGTGGGACTATGTACAGAAAAAATACCTGCCTGATTACTGCAAGGTTTTTCCGGTATTGTTCAAGTCAGTCAGATCCACCACGGGGGGCCAAATGATCAGGGATAGCCACAGGCAAATAACTATTTTGAAAAAGGAGTTGTCTAGGTTTTATAACCAATGGACACAAGTGCGTCGGATGAATCACGGTGACGAATTTGATATTGACGCATTGCACGATATGCACATTGATCTCCAGGCAGGCATACAGGCGGATGATAAAATCTATTTGTCAAAACGAAGAAATAGAAAGGATCTGTCGATTTTGTTTTTGATCGATATCAGCTTATCCAGTGACAGTTATATCAACAATGAAAAAGTCCTGGATATTGAGAAAAGAGCTATACTGAGTATGGGTGAGGCTTTGAGCGATTTTGAGCTAGACTTTCAGGTTGATGCTTATTTTTCTAAAACGAGAAATTTCTGTACCTACGTCACGCTGAAGCATTTCAAACAGAGCTGGCGAAGTGCAATTCAAAGTATCGGTGCCATTCAGGCTCAGGGATTTACGCGCATTGGTCCGGCATTGCGCCACAGCAGTACCTTGCTCCAAAAATCGCGAGCCAGATCAAAATGGCTAATCGTCCTGACAGATGGAAAGCCGACAGATTATGACAAGTATGAAGGCAAACACGGAATGGAGGATATCAAGCAGGCTTTGAAAGAAATGAAACAAAAACAAATTCAATACCACGCGGTAGCCATTGAAGATACTGCAAAATTTTATTTGCCGATGATGTTTGGCCGACAGCATTTCAGTATTGTTACACATGCAGAAAAGTTGTCGTTTGTTCTCCAGCAGTTGTATCAAAAAATAGCACAGTCTCAATGA